The Devosia sp. 1566 sequence GGCGCCACAAAGATGAACGCCCTCTGAACATTTGTTCAGGCGGCCAGTTCGCCTCCCTTTTCTATCTCTATTTCCATCTCACAGGAGCTCCATCACATGAACAAGTCGCTCGCACTTGCCCTCGGCACGCTCATGGTCGCGGCACCCGTCCTCGCCCAGGAAGAGCCCGTGCTCAATGTTTATAACTGGTCGGACTATATCGCCGAGGACACCATCGCCAATTTCGAGGCGGAAACGGGGATCAAGGTCAATTACGACGTTTACGACACCAACGAGATCGTCGATGCCAAGCTTTTGGCCGGCTCGTCGGGCTATGACATCGTGGTGCCGAGCGGCAATTTCCTGCAGCGCCAGATCCAGGCCGGTCTGGTGCGTGAGCTCGACAAGTCGCAGCTGACCAATCTGGGCAATCTTGATCCCGCAGTGATGGCGACTGCTGCCGACTTCGACCCGGACAATGCCCATGCCGTGCCCTATATGATCAACACGATCGGGCTGGGCTACAACACCGCCAAGGTGGCGGAAGCGCTGGGCGCCGATACGCCGATCGACAGCTGGGATCTCCTGTTCAAGCCCGAGAACGCGGAAAAGCTCGCGAGCTGCGGCATTGCCGTGCTCGACAGCCCATCGGAAGTGGTGGGAATTGCCCTTCATTATCTCGGGCTCGATCCCAATTCGGAAAGCGAAGAAGACCTGGCCAAGGCCGAGGAACTGCTGACCGCAATCAAGCCTTCGATCCGCTACTTCAACTCGTCCCAGTATATCGATGACCTGGGCAATGGCGAAATCTGCCTGGCGCTGGGTTATTCGGGCGACGTATTCATTGCTGCCGATGCGGCAGAAGAAGCCGGCCAAGGCGTGGAGGTGGGCTATCTCATTCCCAAGGAAGGCGCGGGCACGCTGATCGACTTCATGGCCATTCCCGTGGATGCGCCCCATCCCGAAAACGCCCACAAGTTCATCAACTACATCCTTGAGCCCGAGGTCGTGGCCGCGATCACCGATTACGTGTTCTATGCCAACCCCAACCTGCCCGCGACCGAGTTCGTGTCCGACGAGGTCAAGAACAATCCTGGCATCTACCCGCCAGCCGAAACCGTCGCCAAGGCCTTTGCCCTCACCGCGCATAGCCCCGAGTTCGAAGAACTCTTGACCCGCACCTGGACCCGCATCAAAACCGGCCAGTAACAATTCCCACCCATCGGGGGGCGGCCGCTGCGCCGCCCCTTCTGACTTTTCGAGTGCGCCATGGCCAAGAAACCCCAGATCGCCGCCGACACCCGACCCTGGCGCGACCCGGCAGCCAAACCCTTCGTGCGCATCAAGGACGTGACCAAGCGCTTCGGCGATGTGTACGCGGTCAACGAGGTGTCGCTCGACATCTTCCAGGGCGAGTTGTTTTGCCTGCTGGGCGGATCGGGATCCGGCAAATCGACGCTGCTGCGCATGCTGGCCGGTTTCGAGCAGCCAACCAGCGGCACCATCGAGATCGATGGGCAGGACATGACCGAGGTGGCCCCCTATAACCGCCCCGTCAACATGATGTTCCAGAGCTATGCCCTGTTCCCCCATATGAGCGTGGAACAGAACATCGCCTATGGCCTCAAGCGCGACCACCTGCCCAAGAACGAGATCGCCGACCGGGTCGAGGAACTGCTCAGCCTCGTCAAGCTCCAGGATTACGGCAAGCGCCGGCCGCACCAGCTCTCGGGCGGGCAGCGCCAGCGCGTGGCTCTCGCCCGTTCGCTGGCCAAGCGGCCAAAGCTGCTGCTGCTCGACGAGCCGCTGGGCGCGCTCGACAAGAAGCTGCGCGAGGAAACCCAGTTCGAGCTGGTCAAGATCCAGGAATCGCTCGGCGTCACCTTCATCGTCGTCACGCACGACCAGGAGGAAGCGATGACGCTGGCCACCCGGATCGGGGTGATGAACTATGGCGAGATCGCCATGATCGGCGAGCCGACTGATATCTATGAATTCCCCAATTCGCGCTTCGTGGCCGGCTTTATCGGCTCGGTCAACATGGCCGAAGGCGTGGTGATCGACGACGAGCCCGACCATGTGCGCATTCGCTCGGCCGAGCTCGGTTGCGACATCTATGTCAGCCACGGCGTCGACTGCGCGCCCGACCAGATCCTGTGGTGGGCAGTGCGTCCCGAAAAGATCAGCCTTTCGCGCGAACAGCCCGAGGATGAGCACGACGCCAATGTCACCAAAGGCATGGTGGAAGAAATCGGCTATCTGGGGGACATGACCGTCTACCAGATCCTGCTCGCCAGCGGGAAGCGCCTGCGGGTGACGCAAACCAATACGGTGCGCGGCAATCCCGACGCGATCACCTGGGACGAGGAAGTGTATTGCGCCTGGGGTGGCAATGCCGGCTCGGTGCTGACGGTATGATGGCCAACCCAGCCACAGCGGGGGTCGGTTCGATTGCGGCATTTGGCCAGCCGCCGAGCTTGGCGATGAGCCGGAATCCCCACCCCGTCCCTCCCCTCAAGGGGGAGGGTGTGGATCGGGGCTTGCTGTTATCAGTGCCCCACAGGCCGACCCCCTCCCCGGCCCTCCCGGCAAGGGGGAGGGAGGGCAGAGCACCGGCATTGAGGCCGGGCAACATAGCGGCATCGCCGCACCTTGAGGACGTTCGCACCGGAGTTGGTCATGTCCAGTTTTGACATCGACAATCCCGCGCCGCGCCGGCGGACCTGGACCATGGTGGAGCGGGGGCTCGCCGCGGTTGGGATTTCTGGCAAGATGCTGGTGATCGCGGCACCTGCGATCTGGCTGACCGTTTTCTTCCTTGTGCCGCTGGTTGTGGTCTTCGGCATTTCGCTGTCGATCAAGCAGTTCGGCCGCCCACCTTATTCCGACCTCATCACCTTTGATGAGGAAGGCACGGTGCAGCTGACGCTGCACCTGACCAATTACCTGCGCCTGTTCACCGACAATCTTTATGTCGCCGCTTACCTGTCCTCGATCCGCATTGCCTTTATCTCGACGATCATCACGCTCCTGATCGGCTACCCTATGGCCTATGCCATTGCCCGGGCGCCTGATCGCTGGCGCAATATCCTCTTGATGCTGGTGATCCTGCCGTTCTGGACCTCGTTTTTGCTGCGCGTTTATGCGCTGACCGGCTTCATGCGCGGCAATGGCGTCATCAATCAGTTCCTTGGGCTGTTCGGCATCGAGCCGCTAGTGATGATGCAGACCGATTTTGCCGTTTATGTCGGCATTGTCTATACCTACCTGCCCTTCATGATCCTGCCGCTCTACACCAATCTGGTGAAGCTGGACGGCGCCTTGCTGGAGGCTTCGGCCGACCTCGGCGCGCGGCCCTGGCGCACTTTCCTGTCGGTGACCATGCCGCTTTCCATGCCCGGCATCATTGCCGGCTCCATGCTGGTGTTCATTCCCGCCATCGGCGAGTTCGTGATCCCCTCGCTGCTGGGCGGACCCTCGACCCTGATGATCGGGCGCGTGTTGTGGGACGAGTTCTTTGCCAACACCAACTGGCCCCGGGCCGCGGCGGTGGCTGTTGCGATGCTGGTGGTTGTGGTGATCCCGATCATGCTGCTGCAAAAGGCGCAAGACGCCGTGGTGGAGAAATAAGATGCGGCGCGGCTGGTTTTTGCCCATCGCAGCTTCGGTGGGTTTCGTATTTCTCTACGCGCCCATCATTTCGCTGGTGGTGTTCTCGTTCAATGAATCCCGGCTGGTGACGGTCTGGTCGGGCTTTTCCTTCAAATGGTATGGCGAGCTGTTCCGCGACCCACAGATGCTGGGTGCCGCGTGGCTGAGCCTGCAGATCGCCGCTGTCAGCGCCACCATCGCCTTGTTCCTCGGCACGCTTTGCGCCGTGGCGCTCGTGCGCTTCAAGCGTTTTCGCGGCCGCACCGTGCTCGCGGGCACGGTATCGGCGCCGCTGGTGATGCCCGACGTGATCACGGGCCTCGCATTGCTGCTCTTGTTCGTGGCCATGGAAGGCACGCTGGGCTGGCCGGCGGGCCGGGGCATGCTCACCATCATCATCGCCCATTCCGTGTTCTGCATGGCCTATGTGACGGTGGTGGTGCAATCGCGCCTGTCCGACCTCGATCTCAGCCTCGAGGAAGCGGCGATGGACCTGGGCGCGACGCCGGTGCGGGTGTTTTTCGACATCACCCTGCCCATCATCGCCCCGGCCCTGGTTTCGGGCTGGCTGCTGGGCTTTACCCTGTCGCTAGATGACTTGGTGATCGCGAGCTTCGTGTCCGGCCCGGGCTCGTCCACCCTGCCCATGGTGATCTTTTCCAAGGTGCGACTGGGCGTGTCGCCCGATGTCAATGCGCTCGCGACCATCATCATCGGCATCGTGGCGCTGGGTGTGCTGGGCGCAACGCTGTTCCAGCTACGCTCACGCCCACATGCGTCAAGCCGTTAAGTTCTCGTTCAGCAAGCCGTGATTGGACAAACCGACCCGGGCACCCCATCTTTCTCATATGTTCAACAAATGTGAAGGAGGTGATCCAATGTCTATTGAGATTACGGCGCTCAACGAGAGCCTTGGATTTGGTGGTCTGGCAGGCGAGGTACGCCTCGGCTAACAACACCTCCTCCGGCTTTGAGGCCGTTAAACTCAAGAAGGGCTGCCGCAAGGCGGCCCTTTTTTGTTGCCCGTTAGACCGGCAGATCTTCCAGCTGCAATGAATCGGCAAGGCTGGTCCGATCGAGCACTGCCCGGGTAGCAAGGGTGACCCGCTCGAACACGTGGCGGATTTCGCATGACGCCTCATCGCGACAATCCTCGCAACGCCGGTACGCCGTCAGCGACAGGCAGGGCAAGGGCGCGAGCGGCCCATCGATGAGGCGCAGCACTTCGCCAAACATCACCTCTTCGGGGGAACGCGCCAGCACATAGCCGCCAAGCCGGCCGCGACGGCTGGTGACGAGCCCGGCCCGCTTGAGCTCAAGCAGGATCTGTTCGAGGAACTTCTTGGGAATGCCCTGTTCCCGCGAAATCTCGCCAATCATGCGCGATTCACCGCGCGCCGCCCGGCTGAGGGCAAGAAGGGCTCGCAGCGCATATTTGGCCTTTTGCGAGATCATCGGGCTTGGCGCTTAGCCTCTCGGCTCGGGAGTCACAGGCGGCGCAACCGATGGACGGTCGGCTTCCCCGTCCTCGGGTTCCGGCGGCAGTTCGTCCAGTGACGGCAGGCTATCGCGGGGCTCGGGGGTAACCTCGGGCGGCTCGATGGGCGCGGCCGGCTCAGCGGGCAGCGCCGGCTCAGCGGGTGCGGTCGGCTCAGCAGGCATCGCGGGCCCACCGGCAGGCAACAGCGGCTCGGGAGCCTGGGGGGTGGACAGCATCGCACCGTGCTCGTGAGTCTCGGCCGCAGCGTCGTCGACGGGCGGCACCAGCAGATCAAGCGGCTCGGCGAGCGAAGCCGGCTCACCAACCTCCACCAGAGGCTCTTCGCGAACAACAGCCGCTTCGGCTGCGGACGGGTTGGCGGCGGGCGGCACAGCGGGCGCAGTTGCGGAACCGCCACCATCAACCAGCACCGGCGGCACCTGAGCCGTCTCCTGCGTCTCGGCAGTGGCGCTCGGGGCCCCAACAGGATGGGCGGCAAGCGGCTCGACAGGACCGAGTGCCTCGGCGAAAGCATCGGGCGCGTCAACATCGGTAAGGCTGTCGTTGAGCAACTCAGGCTCGGTTTCCATGAAATCGGGTTCGAGGGTTTCCCCGGCAAGGGTTGTGGCCAGCGGCTCGGTTTCCGTGGCTTCGGCGGCGGGGTCCGACTGGAGGCTCGCAGCCTCGAAATCGCCCAGCACCGGCTCGGCACCCGCGGCGAGCGGAGCGCCCGCGACCTTGTGGAGGATGTTTTCGGTGGGGGCGAGCCGCGCTTCGGCCGCGCGCGCCTGGGCCGCGTATTCCTGGGCAACGAGCCCATCATCGGCGCGCGCGCCACTGAGCCAGGCGAGCATGCCGGCGGCAATTTCGCGCTCGCCCATGATCACCGTATCGGCGCCATGGCGCGTGAGGTGCTCGACCTCCTCGTCCGAATGGGCGCGGGCGATGATGCGGATGGCGGGATTGAGCTTGCGGCCCTGCTCCACCACAGTGCCGGCCTCGAAGCCATTGGGAATGGCGATCATCAGCGCTTCGGCGGCACCCAGATTGGCAAGCTTGAGCACATCAAGGCTCGCAGCATTGCCCACCACGACCGCTATGTCCTTGGCGCGGGCAGCGGCCACGGCATGGTCGGTGTCTTCGATCAGCACCAGCTTGCCGGTAGGCTGCAGGGCGTCGGCGGCGACCCGGCCGACCCGGCCATAGCCCACCAGCACGGTGTGGCCGGTCAGAGTAACAGGCTCGGGGGCGTCATCGAGGTCCTGGGCGTCGCTTTCAACGCCAACCGCATTGGGCCGGTCGGTGGTCAGCGGGCCATCGGAAACGACTGGCCCCTCGCCCGGCTCGATGCGGATGTCGTCGTCGCGTGCCGAGCGGCGGCCGAACTGGGCTTCGAAGGTTGGCTTGAGCAGGTCAGCGCCCCAGAACACCAGTGGATTGAGCACGATGGAGATCAGCGCGCCGGCCAGGATCAGGTCCTGCCCTTCGGGCGGAAGGATCGCCAGCGACACGCCGAGCGAAGCAAGGATGAACGAGAACTCGCCGATCTGCGCCAGCGACGCCGAGATGGTCAGCGCGGTGCCCACCGGGCGGCGGAACAACAGCACGATGCCAAAGGCGGCGGCGGATTTGCCGATCAGGATGATGAACACGGTGGCCAGCACCGGCAGGGGATCGGTGATGATGATGGAAGGGTCGAACAGCATGCCGACCGACACAAAGAACAGGACGGCAAAGGCGTCGCGCAGCGGCAGGGTTTCCTGGGCGGCGCGGTGGCTGAGCTCGCTTTCCGACAGGATCATGCCGGCAAAAAATGCACCCAGCGCCAGCGACACACCGAACAGCACGGCTGAACCCAGCGCCACGCCCAGTGCAATGGCGAGCACCGCCAGCCGGAACAGTTCGCGCGAGCCGGTATGGGCAGTGGCGTGCAGGGCCCAGGGGATGAGCCTCCGGCCA is a genomic window containing:
- a CDS encoding ABC transporter permease subunit — encoded protein: MSSFDIDNPAPRRRTWTMVERGLAAVGISGKMLVIAAPAIWLTVFFLVPLVVVFGISLSIKQFGRPPYSDLITFDEEGTVQLTLHLTNYLRLFTDNLYVAAYLSSIRIAFISTIITLLIGYPMAYAIARAPDRWRNILLMLVILPFWTSFLLRVYALTGFMRGNGVINQFLGLFGIEPLVMMQTDFAVYVGIVYTYLPFMILPLYTNLVKLDGALLEASADLGARPWRTFLSVTMPLSMPGIIAGSMLVFIPAIGEFVIPSLLGGPSTLMIGRVLWDEFFANTNWPRAAAVAVAMLVVVVIPIMLLQKAQDAVVEK
- a CDS encoding ABC transporter permease subunit, which translates into the protein MRRGWFLPIAASVGFVFLYAPIISLVVFSFNESRLVTVWSGFSFKWYGELFRDPQMLGAAWLSLQIAAVSATIALFLGTLCAVALVRFKRFRGRTVLAGTVSAPLVMPDVITGLALLLLFVAMEGTLGWPAGRGMLTIIIAHSVFCMAYVTVVVQSRLSDLDLSLEEAAMDLGATPVRVFFDITLPIIAPALVSGWLLGFTLSLDDLVIASFVSGPGSSTLPMVIFSKVRLGVSPDVNALATIIIGIVALGVLGATLFQLRSRPHASSR
- a CDS encoding Rrf2 family transcriptional regulator, with translation MISQKAKYALRALLALSRAARGESRMIGEISREQGIPKKFLEQILLELKRAGLVTSRRGRLGGYVLARSPEEVMFGEVLRLIDGPLAPLPCLSLTAYRRCEDCRDEASCEIRHVFERVTLATRAVLDRTSLADSLQLEDLPV
- the potA gene encoding polyamine ABC transporter ATP-binding protein, which codes for MAKKPQIAADTRPWRDPAAKPFVRIKDVTKRFGDVYAVNEVSLDIFQGELFCLLGGSGSGKSTLLRMLAGFEQPTSGTIEIDGQDMTEVAPYNRPVNMMFQSYALFPHMSVEQNIAYGLKRDHLPKNEIADRVEELLSLVKLQDYGKRRPHQLSGGQRQRVALARSLAKRPKLLLLDEPLGALDKKLREETQFELVKIQESLGVTFIVVTHDQEEAMTLATRIGVMNYGEIAMIGEPTDIYEFPNSRFVAGFIGSVNMAEGVVIDDEPDHVRIRSAELGCDIYVSHGVDCAPDQILWWAVRPEKISLSREQPEDEHDANVTKGMVEEIGYLGDMTVYQILLASGKRLRVTQTNTVRGNPDAITWDEEVYCAWGGNAGSVLTV
- a CDS encoding polyamine ABC transporter substrate-binding protein is translated as MNKSLALALGTLMVAAPVLAQEEPVLNVYNWSDYIAEDTIANFEAETGIKVNYDVYDTNEIVDAKLLAGSSGYDIVVPSGNFLQRQIQAGLVRELDKSQLTNLGNLDPAVMATAADFDPDNAHAVPYMINTIGLGYNTAKVAEALGADTPIDSWDLLFKPENAEKLASCGIAVLDSPSEVVGIALHYLGLDPNSESEEDLAKAEELLTAIKPSIRYFNSSQYIDDLGNGEICLALGYSGDVFIAADAAEEAGQGVEVGYLIPKEGAGTLIDFMAIPVDAPHPENAHKFINYILEPEVVAAITDYVFYANPNLPATEFVSDEVKNNPGIYPPAETVAKAFALTAHSPEFEELLTRTWTRIKTGQ